Proteins co-encoded in one Granulicella cerasi genomic window:
- a CDS encoding carbohydrate porin, translating to MFQNPKFKYAATAILTSAISLPVLAQQTQTVVTPQQAQTPPPQHAADSALVESMGEKGLEISFPPFSNSVTGATNPVRVAMARHGFGIFVPESNKFQQNVLDAPVALADQKYNGQRATWAVGAYPVLTYNMQAFHIRGGQLIMGPGVLRTSWYPSGPEATRALQLAYYQSLFKNRIEVKFGWLQNDLEFEAFAVGGTFATGALGVYAVIPYQVGQNTTPYGTPGVNTTVHLTKHFYDKIGFQRSADPNGGATEVKRDQTGFRFAPHGDGLLTINEFGYKKNSSATDKQTWFRAGYLTNTTGFKNIISNKTETGNWATYALVDQQFTHSTAGTGRQGLYGGVTFMYAPPRYDSSTQYYEARLYDIGLFPHRPNDLSSVVLSHTSFSPDFNRVTTNANGTAYSGSNSVAATYSARLRPGITFAPGFSYTDHPARTPRLGGAFNVVGSLIFFF from the coding sequence ATGTTCCAAAACCCCAAGTTCAAGTACGCCGCCACGGCCATTCTCACCTCGGCCATCAGCCTTCCCGTTCTCGCCCAGCAGACGCAGACCGTAGTGACTCCCCAGCAGGCGCAGACGCCGCCTCCGCAGCACGCAGCGGACAGCGCACTCGTGGAGAGCATGGGCGAAAAGGGCCTCGAGATTTCCTTTCCGCCGTTCAGTAACTCGGTGACCGGGGCGACGAACCCGGTGCGTGTGGCGATGGCCAGGCACGGCTTTGGCATCTTCGTGCCGGAGTCCAACAAGTTCCAGCAGAACGTGCTCGACGCGCCCGTGGCGCTCGCCGACCAGAAGTACAACGGCCAGCGCGCCACCTGGGCTGTGGGTGCGTACCCGGTGCTCACGTACAACATGCAGGCGTTCCACATCCGCGGCGGTCAGCTCATCATGGGGCCGGGCGTGCTGCGTACCAGCTGGTATCCCTCAGGTCCCGAGGCGACGCGCGCGCTGCAGTTGGCGTACTACCAAAGCTTGTTCAAGAACCGCATCGAAGTGAAGTTCGGCTGGCTGCAGAATGACCTTGAGTTCGAGGCCTTCGCCGTTGGCGGAACCTTTGCGACCGGCGCACTCGGCGTGTACGCCGTCATTCCGTACCAGGTGGGCCAGAACACGACGCCCTACGGAACGCCCGGCGTGAACACGACCGTCCATCTCACCAAGCACTTCTACGACAAGATCGGCTTCCAGCGCAGCGCCGACCCGAACGGTGGCGCTACCGAAGTGAAGCGCGATCAGACGGGCTTCCGCTTTGCGCCGCACGGTGATGGCCTGCTCACGATCAACGAGTTCGGCTATAAGAAGAACTCCAGCGCGACTGATAAGCAGACGTGGTTCCGCGCAGGGTATCTGACGAACACGACGGGTTTCAAGAACATCATCAGCAATAAGACCGAGACGGGGAACTGGGCGACGTATGCGCTGGTGGACCAGCAGTTCACGCACTCGACCGCAGGCACCGGCCGACAGGGTCTTTACGGTGGCGTGACGTTCATGTACGCGCCGCCGCGCTACGATTCATCGACACAGTATTACGAAGCGCGTCTCTACGACATCGGCCTCTTTCCGCATCGCCCGAATGATCTGAGCAGCGTGGTGCTTTCGCATACCAGCTTCAGCCCGGACTTCAACCGCGTAACGACGAACGCCAATGGAACGGCCTACTCTGGATCGAACTCAGTTGCTGCGACATACTCCGCGCGTCTGCGTCCTGGCATCACGTTCGCGCCGGGCTTCAGCTATACGGACCACCCGGCTCGCACACCGCGTCTGGGCGGAGCCTTCAATGTCGTTGGCTCGCTGATCTTCTTCTTCTAG
- a CDS encoding GntR family transcriptional regulator, whose translation MTANTLPRAAEDLSANRTLAERAIDRIRSLILNGDVKPGDRLRLEELSQALQLSMTPIREALRRLEQLGLVQNVPHKGARVVPTSVEELTDLYEARLAVEPIAVAKAAANFTEEMYQQGLQHLQRLRSAEDAHDYPAMWRAHTDFHFLLYRASGSAWLLRAIEPMWERTQCYRTGYEGLMLGRDVEHYEILEDCRKRDGATAKRRMHNHLARIGNRTAHVLDETVQDPLTLVEI comes from the coding sequence GTGACCGCCAACACCCTCCCCCGAGCCGCTGAGGACCTTTCCGCCAACAGAACGCTGGCCGAACGGGCCATCGATCGCATCCGTTCGCTCATCCTGAACGGCGATGTGAAGCCCGGGGACCGGTTACGTCTCGAGGAACTCTCGCAGGCCCTGCAACTCAGCATGACGCCGATCCGCGAAGCGTTGCGCCGGCTGGAGCAGCTTGGTCTGGTGCAGAATGTCCCGCATAAGGGCGCGCGCGTTGTTCCGACATCGGTGGAAGAGCTGACCGATCTCTATGAGGCCAGACTTGCCGTGGAGCCGATCGCGGTCGCCAAGGCCGCGGCGAATTTTACCGAAGAGATGTATCAACAAGGCCTGCAACACCTGCAAAGGCTCCGGTCTGCCGAGGACGCTCACGACTATCCCGCAATGTGGCGCGCTCACACGGACTTTCACTTTCTGCTCTACCGCGCCAGCGGATCGGCCTGGCTGCTGCGGGCGATTGAGCCCATGTGGGAGCGCACCCAGTGCTATCGCACCGGCTACGAAGGCCTGATGCTGGGCCGCGATGTGGAGCACTACGAAATTCTCGAGGACTGTCGCAAGCGGGATGGCGCGACCGCGAAGAGGCGGATGCACAACCACTTGGCGCGCATCGGCAACCGCACCGCCCACGTCCTCGACGAAACCGTGCAGGATCCGTTGACCCTGGTGGAGATTTAG
- a CDS encoding phosphoserine transaminase has protein sequence MNEQNVRPAKLPSSPNFSSGPCAKRPGWSLSALDDALVGRSHRSKPGKQKLEEVITLSREILGIPEDYRIGIVPGSDTGAIEMAMWSMLGERGVDVFAWESFGKEWVTDITKQLKLEDINVYEAEYGELPDLAKYDAKRDVVFTWNGTTSGVRVPNGEWISKSREGLTFCDATSAAFAMDLPWELLDVTTWSWQKVLGGEGAHGMIVLSPRAAERLKTYKPSRPLPKIFRLAKGAELIEGIFSGETINTPSMLAVEDALDGLRWAKSIGGLSQLIARTEANLSAISEWVKQSTWGAFLASKPETVSSTSICLKIVDAEFVKLDAKQQAAFVKSLTSLLEKEGAAYDIASYRDAPAGLRVWGGATVETSDIKDVLAWLDYAFATAKSSLA, from the coding sequence GTGAACGAGCAAAACGTACGGCCCGCAAAACTTCCCTCCAGTCCGAACTTCTCTTCAGGCCCTTGTGCAAAGCGACCCGGTTGGTCACTTTCTGCGCTGGATGACGCGCTTGTCGGTCGTTCGCACCGCTCGAAGCCCGGAAAGCAGAAGCTGGAAGAGGTGATCACGCTCTCGCGCGAGATCCTCGGCATCCCCGAGGACTATCGCATCGGCATCGTCCCCGGCTCTGACACCGGAGCGATCGAGATGGCCATGTGGTCGATGCTCGGCGAGCGCGGCGTGGACGTGTTTGCGTGGGAAAGCTTCGGCAAGGAGTGGGTGACCGACATCACCAAGCAGCTCAAGCTCGAAGACATCAACGTATATGAGGCGGAGTACGGTGAACTGCCCGACCTCGCCAAGTATGACGCCAAGCGCGACGTGGTCTTCACCTGGAACGGCACCACCTCGGGCGTGCGCGTGCCGAACGGCGAGTGGATTTCGAAGTCGCGCGAAGGCCTGACCTTCTGCGACGCGACCTCGGCTGCCTTTGCGATGGACCTGCCGTGGGAACTGCTGGATGTGACGACGTGGTCATGGCAGAAGGTGTTGGGCGGCGAAGGTGCGCACGGCATGATCGTGCTGAGCCCGCGCGCGGCCGAACGCCTGAAGACGTACAAGCCGTCGCGCCCGCTGCCGAAGATCTTCCGCCTCGCTAAGGGCGCGGAGCTGATCGAAGGTATCTTCAGCGGCGAGACGATCAACACGCCGTCGATGCTTGCGGTGGAAGATGCGCTTGACGGTCTGCGCTGGGCGAAGTCGATCGGTGGCTTGTCGCAGCTCATCGCACGAACGGAAGCGAACCTCTCCGCCATTTCGGAGTGGGTGAAGCAGAGCACTTGGGGTGCGTTCCTCGCATCGAAGCCGGAGACGGTTTCTTCGACTTCGATCTGCCTGAAGATCGTCGATGCAGAGTTCGTGAAGCTGGACGCCAAGCAGCAGGCGGCGTTTGTGAAGTCGCTGACCAGCCTGCTCGAGAAGGAAGGCGCAGCGTACGACATCGCGTCCTACCGTGATGCTCCTGCGGGCCTTCGCGTCTGGGGTGGTGCGACCGTGGAGACGAGCGATATCAAGGACGTTCTCGCATGGCTCGACTATGCCTTCGCCACCGCGAAGAGCAGCCTGGCATAA
- a CDS encoding helix-turn-helix domain-containing protein — protein MKSFGIDVARLFAGARTRAAVFNGLAESCFAAARVSQPSPPTQLYPAIQREKSYLIEVHLGDAPSSSWRTWIAGVSHHSPDSETGAVSCYDLELEPRFHRNTHFETFVLQISKASIDAYLDDAQLPPIHSLRSSGGKPDTVMLHLARLLDNYLTAETKPSELFIRHYLQMICGHLVATYGAMDTSLQIAKGGLAPWQKRRALAILEADLDGDLRLARLSAECGLSSSYFCRCFRTTFGCSVHQFVVKKRIERAQELLLEQKLSLAEIAIGTGFSDQAAFSRTFMSSVGKPPGKWRTEQRVLRQAKNHAPVTMFSGNTVEPEWNEMTPRSVATASLVASRRVAG, from the coding sequence ATGAAGTCTTTTGGGATCGATGTGGCGCGGCTCTTCGCCGGCGCCAGGACGCGTGCTGCCGTATTCAACGGCCTCGCGGAGTCTTGCTTTGCGGCAGCGCGCGTCTCGCAGCCATCGCCACCGACACAGCTTTATCCGGCGATTCAGCGCGAGAAGAGCTACCTCATCGAGGTGCATCTCGGCGACGCGCCTTCGAGTTCCTGGCGAACATGGATCGCGGGAGTGAGTCATCACTCGCCCGACTCCGAGACAGGCGCAGTGAGTTGCTACGACCTCGAGCTCGAACCTCGCTTCCACCGCAACACGCACTTCGAAACCTTCGTCCTGCAGATTTCGAAGGCATCGATCGACGCTTATCTCGACGACGCACAGCTTCCGCCGATCCACTCGTTGCGGAGCTCGGGCGGGAAGCCGGACACCGTGATGCTGCATCTGGCGAGGCTGCTGGACAACTACCTCACCGCAGAGACGAAGCCGTCCGAGCTGTTCATTCGCCACTATCTACAGATGATTTGCGGACACCTGGTCGCGACCTATGGCGCGATGGACACCTCGCTTCAGATCGCCAAGGGTGGCCTCGCGCCGTGGCAGAAGCGACGTGCGCTCGCGATCCTCGAAGCAGATCTCGACGGCGATCTACGACTCGCAAGATTGTCCGCAGAGTGTGGTCTCTCGTCCAGCTACTTCTGCCGTTGCTTCCGCACGACCTTCGGATGTTCGGTGCATCAGTTCGTGGTGAAGAAGCGCATCGAACGCGCGCAAGAACTCCTGCTCGAACAGAAGCTCTCGCTCGCGGAGATAGCGATCGGAACAGGCTTCTCCGATCAGGCTGCGTTCAGCCGCACCTTCATGTCATCCGTGGGCAAGCCTCCGGGCAAGTGGCGGACGGAACAACGTGTGCTACGGCAAGCGAAGAACCACGCGCCGGTGACGATGTTCAGCGGGAACACCGTTGAACCGGAATGGAATGAGATGACGCCGCGCTCAGTCGCGACGGCGAGTCTCGTAGCCTCGAGAAGAGTCGCAGGCTAG
- a CDS encoding TetR/AcrR family transcriptional regulator codes for MNDQSLSRHVLIVAARLFSSMGYVAVTESRICSAANISRAVFREAFGTPEQVAELILREQFAFLRESLHTAKSPELMLGYAVFVASCPSHGSPTALAIVSSFGVRAHALPASLKQELSQGMEAWSTQIAETIAAWGREYRDRAPRAGRWIAAALLGVALYCDMEREPASSIEIEALMLALMAPR; via the coding sequence GTGAACGATCAAAGCCTGAGCCGACATGTTCTCATCGTCGCCGCGCGACTCTTCAGCTCTATGGGATACGTTGCTGTCACGGAATCGCGAATCTGTTCTGCGGCGAACATCTCGCGCGCTGTGTTTCGTGAGGCGTTCGGCACTCCTGAGCAGGTCGCGGAGCTCATCCTGCGTGAGCAGTTCGCGTTCCTTCGTGAATCGTTGCACACCGCGAAGTCGCCTGAGTTGATGCTGGGGTACGCGGTCTTCGTGGCGTCTTGTCCGTCGCACGGAAGCCCGACCGCGTTGGCGATTGTGTCGTCCTTCGGCGTTCGCGCACATGCGTTGCCTGCCTCGCTCAAGCAGGAACTGTCGCAGGGAATGGAAGCGTGGTCCACGCAGATCGCGGAGACGATCGCCGCGTGGGGACGTGAGTACCGTGATCGTGCGCCCAGAGCTGGGCGATGGATCGCCGCAGCTTTACTTGGCGTTGCGTTGTATTGCGATATGGAACGTGAGCCCGCGTCCAGCATCGAGATCGAGGCGCTCATGCTTGCGTTGATGGCACCCCGCTGA
- a CDS encoding alpha/beta hydrolase — MRHFTKHLLALLVLGFFITAFPAMAQTPAVKNIVLVHGAFADASSWSKVISLLQAKGYHVTAVGNPLTSFEDDLAATKRILAVQDGPVILVGHSYGGVLITEAGNDPKVVGLVYINAFAPDAGQSITDISKPFPPAPGLGKLAPLSDGFLKLSDEGYKTAFVQDATQAEKDVLTAVQPQTAGSIFAAKPTKAAWHDKPVWYLASTQDMMINPDQEKAMAKTMNAKLTVISASHAAMVTHPREVAAVIEAAAAAQK, encoded by the coding sequence ATGCGTCATTTCACGAAGCATCTTCTAGCGCTTCTCGTTCTAGGGTTTTTCATCACGGCCTTCCCTGCCATGGCACAGACACCGGCGGTCAAGAACATCGTTCTCGTTCATGGCGCTTTTGCCGACGCGTCCAGCTGGTCGAAGGTCATCTCATTGCTACAGGCCAAGGGCTACCACGTTACGGCTGTGGGCAATCCGCTCACCTCATTCGAGGATGACCTCGCCGCAACGAAGCGCATTCTCGCCGTGCAGGACGGCCCCGTGATTCTCGTCGGGCACTCTTACGGCGGCGTGCTGATCACCGAAGCTGGCAACGATCCGAAGGTGGTGGGACTCGTCTACATCAACGCCTTTGCACCGGACGCCGGTCAGTCGATCACGGACATCAGCAAACCGTTTCCTCCGGCACCTGGCCTGGGCAAGCTCGCGCCGCTCTCCGATGGCTTCCTGAAGCTCTCTGACGAAGGCTATAAGACGGCCTTTGTGCAGGACGCGACGCAAGCCGAGAAGGATGTACTCACGGCCGTGCAGCCGCAAACCGCAGGCTCCATCTTTGCAGCGAAGCCGACGAAGGCAGCATGGCATGACAAGCCCGTCTGGTACCTTGCCTCCACGCAGGACATGATGATCAACCCGGACCAAGAGAAGGCGATGGCGAAGACGATGAACGCCAAGCTCACCGTGATCTCTGCGAGCCATGCTGCGATGGTGACGCACCCCAGGGAAGTGGCTGCTGTGATCGAAGCCGCGGCCGCCGCGCAGAAGTAA
- a CDS encoding response regulator, protein MLPPQPITVMVVDDHPIMRSGLTSEINSQKDMRVVAEAADGIDFLEKYRIHQPDLVLLDLRMPRMNGLEALKELRQEFPKAKVVVLTTFAGDVHVQRAFQSGASGYILKNLLQTELFDTVRSVAAGQRRILPEVAAQIATHAGSEHLTARELTVLQAVAKGCSNKIIGADLGISEHTIKNHVQSILEKLGASDRTHAVTIGLQRGFIDL, encoded by the coding sequence ATGCTTCCTCCACAACCCATCACCGTGATGGTCGTAGACGACCATCCGATCATGCGGTCCGGCCTCACCAGCGAGATCAACTCGCAGAAGGACATGCGCGTCGTCGCCGAGGCTGCGGATGGAATCGACTTCCTGGAGAAGTATCGGATACATCAGCCTGATCTCGTCTTGTTGGATCTTCGTATGCCGCGCATGAATGGCCTCGAAGCATTGAAAGAACTGCGACAGGAGTTTCCCAAAGCGAAGGTCGTCGTCCTGACTACCTTCGCAGGCGACGTCCATGTGCAGCGCGCGTTTCAATCAGGCGCTTCTGGATACATTCTGAAAAACTTGTTGCAGACGGAGCTGTTCGATACCGTCCGCTCCGTGGCAGCGGGACAGCGACGCATTCTCCCGGAGGTCGCTGCACAGATAGCCACTCATGCAGGCAGCGAGCATCTCACCGCGCGCGAACTCACCGTATTGCAAGCGGTCGCGAAGGGCTGCTCGAACAAGATTATCGGCGCAGACCTCGGAATCTCCGAACACACGATCAAGAACCATGTGCAGAGCATTCTTGAGAAGCTCGGCGCCAGCGATCGCACGCACGCCGTGACCATCGGGCTGCAGCGCGGCTTCATCGATCTCTAA
- a CDS encoding DUF5700 domain-containing putative Zn-dependent protease → MLRLRIALASFVLAVLAVSARATTVSIDSKAASATLTALQNPKLTRQESLAIAEMRGNQGVLRKAHEFKVGVTTQSFADALFDAAHGIAPHNKEEAYFLFDMIKPKAPALLKLVDEIQQSPERFQQPIQSRVAEFSPVDLQLPLEGYIVAAGDGGGYAFGSTDFYLNIGIMDELIVARTTIAHELYHAVQGAFAKESGRVGDLPDLTGMSSERQSCLKTKQLFTNLYEEGSALYVEDITLLQQAQSSIGKRQEADLTDGIKHVSTSVSLLEMSVIALNAAHPMAYDDVYDVGFYGHGVLYNFGYVIALGIAEKDGPQGLAKYLKLPPEKFVLRYTQLKQYGRDKQHPALGAETLRAAQSLPRFCPK, encoded by the coding sequence ATGCTTCGTTTACGCATCGCCCTCGCGTCCTTCGTGCTTGCAGTGCTTGCTGTATCGGCGCGCGCCACTACGGTCTCGATTGATTCCAAAGCGGCGTCGGCTACACTGACGGCTTTGCAAAATCCAAAGCTCACGCGGCAGGAAAGCCTCGCCATCGCGGAGATGCGGGGCAATCAAGGTGTTCTGCGCAAAGCCCACGAATTCAAAGTGGGCGTAACTACGCAGAGCTTTGCGGATGCGCTCTTTGACGCTGCCCATGGCATCGCACCGCACAACAAGGAGGAAGCCTACTTCCTCTTCGACATGATCAAGCCGAAGGCACCGGCGCTCCTGAAGTTGGTCGACGAAATTCAACAGAGCCCCGAGCGCTTTCAGCAGCCGATTCAATCGCGCGTTGCAGAGTTCTCTCCGGTCGACCTTCAGCTTCCGCTCGAGGGTTACATCGTTGCTGCGGGTGACGGTGGCGGCTACGCGTTCGGCAGCACCGATTTCTATCTCAACATCGGCATCATGGATGAACTGATCGTTGCCAGGACCACGATAGCGCATGAGCTCTACCACGCAGTGCAGGGAGCCTTTGCGAAGGAGAGTGGCAGAGTCGGGGACCTTCCTGATCTGACGGGCATGAGTTCAGAGCGTCAATCTTGCCTGAAGACAAAGCAGCTTTTTACCAATCTCTACGAAGAGGGCTCGGCCCTCTATGTGGAAGACATCACACTGTTGCAGCAGGCGCAGTCGAGCATCGGTAAGCGGCAAGAGGCTGATCTCACGGACGGGATCAAGCATGTGAGCACGAGTGTTTCTCTGCTGGAGATGTCCGTCATCGCTCTCAACGCAGCCCATCCTATGGCCTACGACGACGTCTACGATGTAGGTTTCTACGGGCATGGCGTTCTCTATAACTTCGGCTACGTCATCGCGCTGGGAATCGCTGAGAAGGACGGGCCGCAAGGCCTGGCGAAGTACTTGAAGCTTCCTCCGGAGAAGTTCGTGCTTCGCTATACGCAGCTCAAGCAGTATGGGAGAGACAAGCAGCATCCAGCCCTTGGTGCAGAAACATTGCGAGCTGCACAGTCGCTGCCAAGGTTTTGTCCGAAGTAG
- a CDS encoding Dps family protein has protein sequence MAVFSLCAIDGTSIRHSVVFALANSALFRKCHRNVARRSENAAGVQCFLLKIKPRLHMRFQGEVMTTATAELKIRQQAPILAATDISTEQVAAITASLNTLLADVFALYLKVKNFHWHMSGPHFRDYHLLLDDHADQILAMTDEIAERVRKIGGTTIRSIGQIAKLQRVLDNDADYVTPTDMLGELHEDEKALTLSMRAVHVVCDEAEDIATASLLENWIDQSQRRSWFLFESTRA, from the coding sequence ATGGCGGTCTTCTCCTTATGCGCTATCGATGGCACCAGCATCCGACATTCGGTCGTTTTCGCTTTGGCGAATTCTGCGCTTTTTAGGAAATGCCATCGGAATGTAGCGCGCCGCAGTGAGAACGCGGCCGGAGTGCAGTGTTTCCTCCTTAAAATCAAACCTCGATTGCATATGCGATTCCAGGGAGAAGTGATGACTACAGCGACCGCCGAACTCAAGATCAGACAGCAGGCACCGATTCTCGCCGCTACCGATATTTCAACCGAGCAGGTGGCCGCGATCACCGCTTCACTGAATACTTTGCTGGCAGACGTGTTTGCGCTCTACCTCAAGGTCAAGAATTTTCACTGGCACATGTCGGGTCCGCACTTCCGCGACTACCACTTGCTGCTGGATGATCATGCGGACCAGATCCTCGCGATGACCGATGAAATTGCAGAGCGTGTGCGCAAGATCGGAGGCACAACCATTCGTTCGATCGGGCAGATCGCAAAGCTGCAGCGCGTGCTCGACAACGACGCCGACTACGTCACGCCAACCGATATGTTGGGCGAACTGCACGAAGATGAAAAGGCATTGACGCTAAGTATGCGCGCGGTTCACGTTGTCTGCGATGAGGCTGAGGACATCGCCACGGCCAGCCTGCTGGAGAATTGGATCGACCAATCGCAGCGTCGCTCCTGGTTCTTGTTTGAGAGCACGCGAGCCTAG
- a CDS encoding sensor histidine kinase yields MLRLVNGQWQNAEETKGLGIQNAYRLYEDSRHTLWMATDNLVYRLPSGAHTFLPTRMHPGPNGQFMETPDGIVWMADQYGLHDVNDELAAKPHVPLIDVPLDLIVDDSGALWFLGEHTGITRIPHLKEVAALPAAQQKKVTENFSAINGLTSEVTSKALKDREGNLWVATVNGLDRFRRTALQPAPLPDKFYNFALAPEPDGSILVGTLPFGVQRLANGQITKVPTGKRFEISCLYRAPDGKVWVGGTGSLGYLERGVYKDIPLPVEVTKPELGTVQSITEAANGDLWVQPMTGRGIYILHDGKWSVIPNTTDKRPAVVMRTDGAGRVWAGYITGFLTIFDGVKRTTFGSEQGFMLGSVLALQPSKDGMWIGGRHGLELMAGDHPVPLKFAGDTKIEGISGIMRVDDGSLWLNSLAGILRVPSAEVEQTLKDPSHPMSYRLFDYHDGVWAKPPQIRPMPSTLRGVGTTLWFTTTDGVLSIDTAHIDSNRLVPSLAIRRILVDDKELDPESSITLAKGAKDLQIDYTALSLSIPERVYFRYKLEGYDKDWQEAGPRRQAFYTHLPPGHYVFRVIACNNDGLWNETGTSLAIYLPPTFLQSWTFKTLLIVFFLAAAWVIYLLRMARETASMRARMVERFSERERIARDLHDTLFQSVEGATLVISSLSSRLPMEAPERDRMDGALQEISRVMGSTRSLIFEQSKMVECPDLEGMLVAYRGQLELLSNDHFRLVVEGTSREIRPAVCDEAFKIIRESLTNAFRHTKATDVQVSVSYTAKALVIAISDNGAGIDAAIVEAGGKSGHWGIPGMRQRASELGGELKIRRRDEGGTEVRLEVRASRAFRSRTGQMLERWFDWKNRTPGQTA; encoded by the coding sequence TTGCTGCGGCTCGTGAACGGCCAATGGCAAAACGCTGAAGAGACGAAGGGGCTGGGCATCCAGAACGCCTATCGCCTCTACGAAGACAGCCGACACACGCTTTGGATGGCCACAGACAATCTCGTCTATCGCCTTCCGTCAGGCGCGCATACATTTCTGCCGACGCGTATGCATCCGGGGCCGAACGGCCAGTTCATGGAGACACCCGATGGCATCGTGTGGATGGCGGACCAGTACGGCCTGCACGACGTCAACGATGAGCTTGCAGCAAAGCCTCACGTTCCGCTCATCGACGTGCCCCTCGACCTCATCGTCGACGACAGTGGCGCACTCTGGTTTCTCGGGGAACATACGGGCATCACGCGCATCCCTCATCTCAAAGAGGTGGCGGCTCTTCCTGCTGCGCAACAGAAGAAAGTCACAGAGAATTTTTCGGCGATCAACGGCCTGACGTCGGAGGTCACGTCCAAGGCGTTGAAGGACCGTGAAGGAAATCTATGGGTGGCAACGGTCAACGGACTCGATCGCTTTCGCCGGACGGCCCTGCAGCCCGCGCCGCTGCCGGACAAGTTTTATAACTTCGCTCTTGCCCCCGAACCGGACGGCTCGATCCTGGTGGGTACGTTGCCCTTCGGCGTGCAGCGATTGGCGAACGGCCAGATCACGAAGGTACCCACAGGCAAACGCTTCGAGATCAGTTGCCTTTATCGTGCGCCCGACGGAAAGGTCTGGGTCGGCGGAACGGGCTCTCTGGGGTACCTCGAACGCGGCGTCTACAAGGACATCCCGTTGCCTGTTGAGGTCACGAAGCCTGAACTGGGCACGGTGCAGAGCATCACTGAGGCGGCGAACGGCGACCTCTGGGTGCAGCCGATGACCGGCCGCGGCATCTACATACTGCACGACGGCAAGTGGAGTGTGATCCCGAACACGACAGACAAGCGCCCCGCCGTGGTGATGCGAACGGATGGCGCAGGACGCGTATGGGCCGGCTACATCACGGGCTTCCTCACCATCTTCGATGGAGTCAAGCGCACGACCTTCGGCAGCGAGCAGGGCTTCATGCTCGGCAGTGTTCTTGCTCTGCAGCCCTCCAAAGATGGCATGTGGATCGGCGGCCGTCACGGCCTCGAGTTGATGGCCGGTGATCATCCTGTGCCGCTCAAGTTTGCAGGTGACACGAAGATCGAAGGCATCTCGGGCATCATGCGAGTCGACGATGGCAGCCTGTGGCTCAACAGCCTCGCCGGAATCCTGCGTGTGCCCTCAGCGGAAGTGGAGCAGACGCTCAAAGATCCCTCGCATCCGATGAGCTACAGGCTCTTCGATTATCACGACGGCGTATGGGCAAAGCCGCCACAGATCCGTCCGATGCCTTCGACCCTGCGCGGAGTTGGAACTACGCTGTGGTTCACGACAACAGATGGTGTGCTCTCGATCGACACCGCGCATATCGACAGCAACCGCCTGGTTCCTTCGCTGGCGATCCGTCGTATCCTGGTCGATGACAAAGAGCTTGATCCGGAAAGTTCGATCACGCTCGCGAAGGGCGCGAAGGACCTGCAGATCGACTACACCGCGCTCAGCCTCTCCATCCCCGAGCGCGTGTACTTTCGCTACAAGCTCGAGGGCTACGACAAGGACTGGCAGGAAGCCGGGCCGCGTCGCCAGGCGTTCTATACGCACCTCCCACCCGGGCACTATGTCTTCCGCGTCATCGCCTGCAACAACGATGGATTATGGAATGAAACGGGTACGTCTTTGGCGATTTATCTCCCGCCCACGTTCCTTCAAAGCTGGACCTTCAAGACGCTGCTGATTGTCTTCTTTCTCGCTGCAGCGTGGGTGATCTACTTGCTGCGCATGGCACGCGAAACCGCAAGCATGCGCGCTCGCATGGTGGAACGGTTTTCGGAAAGAGAACGCATCGCGCGCGATCTGCACGACACGCTCTTCCAAAGTGTCGAAGGCGCAACGTTAGTGATCAGCTCACTCTCCTCAAGGCTGCCGATGGAGGCTCCTGAACGCGATAGGATGGACGGCGCGCTGCAGGAAATCAGCCGAGTGATGGGATCAACCCGTAGCTTGATCTTCGAGCAAAGCAAGATGGTTGAATGCCCGGATTTAGAAGGAATGCTCGTCGCGTATCGCGGCCAACTCGAGCTGCTATCGAATGATCACTTCCGCCTCGTCGTCGAGGGAACATCGCGAGAGATTCGACCGGCTGTGTGTGATGAAGCGTTCAAGATCATTCGCGAAAGCCTCACCAATGCGTTTCGTCATACGAAGGCGACAGACGTTCAGGTAAGCGTGAGCTACACAGCCAAGGCGCTCGTGATCGCCATCAGCGACAACGGCGCAGGAATCGATGCGGCGATCGTGGAGGCAGGCGGAAAGAGCGGCCACTGGGGGATCCCCGGAATGCGTCAACGTGCAAGTGAACTCGGCGGTGAACTCAAGATACGGAGACGCGACGAGGGTGGCACCGAAGTTCGTCTCGAAGTACGCGCGTCACGTGCGTTCCGCTCACGCACTGGACAGATGTTGGAGCGGTGGTTTGATTGGAAGAACCGCACACCGGGCCAGACAGCGTAA